From the Pomacea canaliculata isolate SZHN2017 linkage group LG14, ASM307304v1, whole genome shotgun sequence genome, one window contains:
- the LOC112555830 gene encoding translationally-controlled tumor protein homolog isoform X2, with amino-acid sequence MIIYKDIITGDELFGETCNPKLIENAPFYVMEAKMIKQKQGVDNVNIGANPSAEEADEGVDEAAVEEGLDIVLINRLKETAFGSKKDFMNYWKAHFACLKEKLQEVKPERADVFKTECKAMVEKWVGSWKDLSFFFGESNNPEAALIVFEWNDDGVSGKAYVLKDAVISEKY; translated from the exons ATGATCATCTATAAGGATATTATTACTG GTGATGAGCTTTTTGGGGAAACTTGCAACCCCAAGCTGATTGAAAATGCTCCATTCTATGTGATGGAGGCAAAG atgatTAAACAGAAACAGGGTGTAGACAACGTCAACATTGGTGCCAACCCTAGTGCTGAGGAGGCTGATGAGGGAGTAGATGAGGCTGCTGTAGAGGAAGGTCTGGACATCGTGCTGATCAATCGTTTGAAGGAAACTGCATTTGGCAGCAAGAAGGATTTTATGAACTATTGGAAGGCCCATTTCGCATG tttaaaagagAAATTGCAGGAAGTAAAACCAGAGCGGGCCGATGTCTTCAAAACAGAATGCAAGGCCATGGTAGAGAAATGGGTAGGCTCTTGGAAGGATCttagttttttctttg GAGAATCAAACAACCCAGAGGCTGCACTCATTGTTTTTGAGTGGAACGATGATGGCGTTAGTGGCAAGGCATATGTTCTTAAAGATGCTGTCATCTCAGAAAAATAT TAA
- the LOC112555830 gene encoding translationally-controlled tumor protein homolog isoform X1, which produces MIIYKDIITGDELFGETCNPKLIENAPFYVMEAKMIKQKQGVDNVNIGANPSAEEADEGVDEAAVEEGLDIVLINRLKETAFGSKKDFMNYWKAHFAWYTSSRLKEKLQEVKPERADVFKTECKAMVEKWVGSWKDLSFFFGESNNPEAALIVFEWNDDGVSGKAYVLKDAVISEKY; this is translated from the exons ATGATCATCTATAAGGATATTATTACTG GTGATGAGCTTTTTGGGGAAACTTGCAACCCCAAGCTGATTGAAAATGCTCCATTCTATGTGATGGAGGCAAAG atgatTAAACAGAAACAGGGTGTAGACAACGTCAACATTGGTGCCAACCCTAGTGCTGAGGAGGCTGATGAGGGAGTAGATGAGGCTGCTGTAGAGGAAGGTCTGGACATCGTGCTGATCAATCGTTTGAAGGAAACTGCATTTGGCAGCAAGAAGGATTTTATGAACTATTGGAAGGCCCATTTCGCATGGTATACCAGTTCGCG tttaaaagagAAATTGCAGGAAGTAAAACCAGAGCGGGCCGATGTCTTCAAAACAGAATGCAAGGCCATGGTAGAGAAATGGGTAGGCTCTTGGAAGGATCttagttttttctttg GAGAATCAAACAACCCAGAGGCTGCACTCATTGTTTTTGAGTGGAACGATGATGGCGTTAGTGGCAAGGCATATGTTCTTAAAGATGCTGTCATCTCAGAAAAATAT TAA